DNA from Balaenoptera acutorostrata chromosome 14, mBalAcu1.1, whole genome shotgun sequence:
ACTTGTCTTCCATCAAACTGGTCCCAGATGCCAAacaggttggggaccgctgatatACAGTGactctttttcacattttcttaacTGTACTAAAACTATGTCTATGAATgctgattttatttatgtatttattttggccacacggtgcggcatgcagaatcttagttccccaaccaggaatcgaacccatgcccccttgcagtggaagcgtagagccttaaccactggaccaccaaggatgTCCCTATGAACACTGATTTTAGACTTAAAACCAGAGTGGggattttttaatttacagatttttatactaaaaaataatttttcattccaCTCCCTCTTAGTGCCAAATTAATAAGTGATTAAAGAATGATGTAAGCTACTTTTTATCACTTTCTatgcaaagaataaaataaaaagctaaactTGCTGCAAAACAAACACAGCCCTCTAACAGCCAACATCTGagtcaaaataaatttaatttctttgaattatttgtAACAATGTGCCTTTCCTACTGTGTCACATaagcagtatttttaaatgaaagctaaaCTGAACTACCAACTAAACATTCACATGGGAAGCAATATAATGTTATACAAGCTACAGAAAATATGGGCAATCCTCACTCAGCAGGATCGAACCTctactctaaaaaatattttgtctagttctggattttcttttctttcttttttttggctgcaccacacagcttgtgggatcttagcttccacaccagggaatgaacccaggccctcgacagtgaaagtgtggagtcctaacactggactgccagggaactccctagttCTGGATTTTCTATAccaaaaagaatgtgaatttttgttttaccaaagtgaaagaaaaaatcaaatagaaaaaaattccttaaCTGAAGGGTTAATTTATGGAGAAAGAAGAATCGGTCTCAGCTTCCCACTGATTCTAATATCTCTGCTCTGACACGAATCAAGGATTATCCacgtggagggggtggggggagacaggacaacaaacaaacaaacatcctcTGCCCTTGGACCAGAGGTCACGTGTTGCTTCCCTGTTCACCATGACCACTCTTGTTGACATTCTCTGCTTCCAACGCGAACCTGAACGGTCTATACTTAGGAGATGGGCCTAAAATCTGTCTCATTCAGGGCCTGAATAGACCTTCCAGACCCAGTGACTCTTCTGTGTTCCATCTGTGCCCAACTAACCTTTAATTTTAAATCATCTCATTTCTTAGGCTTATTTTATGCAGAATAACCATCCCTAGAATTTTGGCCATCTTAGAAAACAGGCTTCTAGAATAATCACTCTATTTCCTGGTAGCGTCTAATCACCTGTTGCTTAAGAGTTAACAGAGGGATGAGGTTTGGCAATAAAAGTGGGCAAGTAAGAAAAGAAATGCCTGGTAAAGATGTCTTAAAAACGAGGAggtagaaataaagaagaaataaatatggaaGAAAAGTGCAACAAAACATGCAACtccaaaacaaactaaaaatacgAGGTTGTAACCAAACAACGGGGTCAAAACGAAGGGGACTGGCTAACAGTCTATGTAGGGATTGCCAGTGTAAGCACATTCTCATCAATTAATGAATTTTATAGTTATGGATATGCTCCATGAGTGAAAATttagtaatttacttttatttttatttttctttccccacaCCAAAACAGTactttgttttgtaaattttgaCCCATTATTACTCCCATGTTATGGTTTTTTCAGCTGTCAAGTGTACAAGGTGAAGAAAAAATTTAGTTAGATGGGGGTTGCacctggaaaataaatttcttaaactcCATATACACGTTTCAAAACTGCTGGGTCCCAAGTCCATCTATGAAGCCCCGGGCTGCCAGTATCATGTGCAGCATACTAAAGCTACACTATCTGAACAGCTTACTAATTCTGCATAAATCAGGTCAATCAATGTGTCACCCTGTAACGGACTGCACACTTTTAACTGAACATGGCAAAATATTCACTCTCTAGAACTTTACATCATCATTTGATGTCAAACAATGAAGCAAATCCCAACAGTATGTACAAAAAACAGCTATGCATTTACAAAAGATGGTTCCCATACTGATTAATCCAGGCAGCTAACTCATTGGTTTATGCAACtttattgaagaaaaataaatcaattactaGCAGAGCTATTAGTTGATCACTCATCCATTGACAACTTGCATCATTTATTCAGTGCTATATTAAACAGTGTACTGGAAGATAGATTAACTAATAGCTCCAAGCCTCCtaacaatttaaatgaaaattacaaaatgtttgAGACCCTATTTTGTAATACAAAGGGTGTCTGACTTCCAATTTCCATTCTCTGTGGAACAAGAACAAGTCATTCCTTTATTGACATGCATAAAATACATCACATTTTCTGTCCTGCTGATGCTATAAATTCAATACCAATTTTCCAGCCACGTCAGTTACGAGCATAAAGTATATCATGTAACCTCAAATCTCTAACAGTGGAAGGCTTACACATGAATGGATGCTGCTAGAATAATGCTGCTTCCTTTGATGTGATAACTCAGCATCCATCTCCCTCCCCCTCAGATGATTCTTCAGCATGTTAGAGCAGTGAGGAATGGTTTTAGTCTCATAACCAAGTTAGAGTGAAGACACTGGCCACATAATACACctgctccattttttaaaaaattctgaatctTGGGCAACTGTTCTCTTGTAACTACTTTACAGTTTCTAAAAGCAGTTATTGTCCAAAGCTGGAAGGACTTAAGTCTTCCCAGATGAGCATGTGAATGAATGGAGGgaggtaaacaaaaaataaaattaaaaaaagatgaggtCTGATAGGGAAGCAGCCGGATAAGAAAATCAAAAAAGGAACAGTAATTTAAAGTTTATTCCAGCTATAATGCAGGTTATTCTGACTTTAAGGTAGCATCACATGGCATACTTCTGAGTCCGTTTCCGAGATAGTCTGTTGTACTTATCTCTGTCTGTTTTATAGATCCATGCAATCTCTGGCACTAGAGGGTCATGTGTGTTTGGATCACATAGCAGTGAACAAATGGATAAAAGAACTTTAGAAATAGTTAAAGCAGGAGACCACTGTGATCTTAGAATATCGAGACAAATGCTGCCATTACTGTTAATATTTGGATGATAAATTCTTGTTGTAAATGCAACCTTAGGTGGTTTGAAGGGGTAGTCTGTAGGAAAATGAATTGTCAAAAGGAATACACCGCCTTGATATGGgctgtcattaggtcccataatTGTGGCTTGCCAATGAAACATATCATCCCCAACTGGACCTGCAGAACATTGTGCTGGAGGGTCACGGGCCAAATCACTAAGTTCCTTATTAATCCGTTTCAGCACCATAGTCTGTGCTTTTCAACTGGCTCCTCACTATTTCGGTGTGTGCTCAAAGTTCCGGCCAAAACTCTTGATTATCCCGGCGGCTGGGAAGGACTGTCTCTTGGTCTCACACCAGCTCTGCCATACACAGGTGCAGAGGGGCCAGGGCCTCCCTCAAGCTGTGGCCTCGGCCTCCTCCCCGCGCGGCAGCTGGTGCCTCCCCAGCCCTACGGGGTTCACGCGCACGACACAGCCACAACATCTAGTACTCAATTTAAATGGTTCtt
Protein-coding regions in this window:
- the LOC103009572 gene encoding ubiquitin-conjugating enzyme E2 D3-like, which produces MVLKRINKELSDLARDPPAQCSAGPVGDDMFHWQATIMGPNDSPYQGGVFLLTIHFPTDYPFKPPKVAFTTRIYHPNINSNGSICLDILRSQWSPALTISKVLLSICSLLCDPNTHDPLVPEIAWIYKTDRDKYNRLSRKRTQKYAM